From Sediminibacterium sp. TEGAF015, a single genomic window includes:
- a CDS encoding DUF6992 family protein: MKQITILSTVIILGLMVPFTGGAQTAENQQQPADSNKVSEKQALQQWSDSIALDRYNQNKTNMTILAAWAGVNIIQGAISATNATGSGPHFFKMNAYWNVVNLGIASLGLFQLRKELNKQYSLTQNHLAQQKLEKILLLNTGLDLAYITTGLLLKENGNRTSNLQNTGFGNSLLLQGAFLLVFDLVQYGNHRRNGKLLETQLSKLQIQAGPNGIGLSLPL; this comes from the coding sequence ATGAAGCAGATAACTATTCTATCAACGGTCATTATTTTAGGGTTAATGGTACCCTTTACCGGGGGAGCACAAACGGCTGAAAACCAGCAGCAGCCTGCCGATAGCAACAAGGTTTCGGAGAAGCAGGCATTGCAGCAATGGAGTGATTCCATTGCCCTCGACAGATACAATCAAAATAAAACCAATATGACCATTCTGGCAGCCTGGGCCGGGGTCAATATTATACAGGGGGCTATTTCGGCTACCAATGCAACTGGTTCGGGCCCCCATTTTTTCAAAATGAATGCATACTGGAATGTGGTGAACCTGGGAATTGCCAGTTTGGGCTTGTTCCAGCTGCGCAAAGAACTGAACAAGCAATATTCGTTAACGCAAAACCATCTTGCCCAACAAAAACTGGAAAAAATATTGCTACTTAATACCGGACTCGACCTTGCTTATATAACCACTGGGCTGCTGTTGAAGGAAAACGGAAACAGAACGAGCAATCTCCAGAATACCGGATTTGGCAATAGTTTACTGTTGCAAGGGGCTTTTTTACTGGTTTTTGACCTGGTTCAATACGGAAACCATCGCAGGAATGGTAAATTACTGGAAACACAGCTTTCCAAACTGCAAATTCAGGCTGGCCCCAATGGTATTGGACTAAGTTTGCCCCTGTAA
- the atpG gene encoding ATP synthase F1 subunit gamma — MAGQLKEVRNRIKSVQSTQQITKAMKMVSAAKLRRAQDAITQMRPYAQKLQEMLSNIVSNIEGGATLALAEERPVEKVLLIVITSDRGLCGGYNANLVKLAKNTVSEKYASQFSKGNVTVWNIGKKGWESLTKAGYNTNDQFKDIYLNLNFEAVQAAAQAAMKGFEQKEFDAVEIIYSEFKNAATQVFVAEQFLPIPKMAPKAGSKKADFIFEPAKDVLIAELMPKILNTQLFKAVLDGNASEHGARMTAMDKASENANELLKSLKISYNRARQAAITTELTEIVSGAAALQG; from the coding sequence ATGGCAGGTCAATTAAAAGAGGTTAGAAACCGAATCAAGAGTGTACAAAGTACGCAGCAGATTACCAAAGCGATGAAAATGGTGAGTGCGGCCAAATTGCGCCGTGCGCAGGATGCTATTACCCAAATGCGTCCTTATGCCCAGAAATTGCAGGAAATGCTCAGCAATATTGTAAGTAATATTGAAGGAGGCGCTACACTTGCGTTGGCAGAAGAAAGACCTGTTGAAAAAGTATTATTGATTGTTATTACTTCCGACAGGGGTTTGTGTGGTGGGTATAATGCCAACCTGGTAAAACTAGCTAAGAATACGGTATCTGAAAAATACGCCAGCCAGTTCAGCAAAGGAAATGTAACCGTTTGGAATATCGGAAAGAAAGGCTGGGAAAGTTTAACCAAAGCGGGTTACAACACAAACGATCAGTTTAAAGACATCTACCTGAACCTGAATTTTGAAGCCGTTCAGGCTGCTGCACAAGCTGCAATGAAAGGATTTGAGCAAAAAGAATTTGATGCAGTGGAAATCATTTACAGTGAATTTAAAAATGCGGCTACACAGGTTTTCGTAGCAGAGCAATTTTTGCCAATTCCTAAAATGGCTCCTAAGGCAGGAAGCAAAAAAGCAGATTTTATTTTTGAGCCAGCTAAGGATGTCCTTATTGCTGAATTAATGCCAAAAATTTTAAATACCCAGTTATTCAAAGCAGTATTAGACGGAAATGCCAGTGAACACGGCGCCCGCATGACTGCAATGGATAAGGCAAGTGAAAACGCTAACGAATTACTGAAATCATTAAAAATCAGTTACAACCGTGCGCGTCAGGCTGCCATTACAACAGAGTTGACAGAAATCGTGAGCGGAGCCGCTGCATTACAAGGATAA
- the scpB gene encoding SMC-Scp complex subunit ScpB yields the protein MELSEIIPHIEVLIFASEKPLTSLDIVELINNSFGFLEERISLDQVETAVEGIREKYAAEFYPFEVRESGGGWQFLTKKDYHKTIAQLNGDKFLKRLSNAALETLAIIAYKQPITKGEIEAIRGVNSDYSIQKLLEKELILISGRNEQLPGKPLVYATSKTFMDYFGINSAADLPKIKEVLADQIVEGTIVRPEDFTDANVNASLSEEYPSDESIIDGDVSSLTVNEDGTLMVASEENNSEDNKSAETDSEENNSEENTTDENPAE from the coding sequence ATGGAATTAAGCGAGATCATACCGCATATTGAAGTACTTATTTTTGCCAGCGAAAAACCATTGACTTCACTGGATATTGTAGAACTCATCAACAACAGTTTTGGGTTTCTGGAAGAAAGAATTTCATTGGATCAGGTTGAGACCGCAGTAGAAGGTATCCGAGAAAAATACGCTGCCGAATTTTATCCTTTTGAAGTAAGGGAAAGTGGCGGTGGCTGGCAGTTCTTAACCAAGAAGGATTATCACAAGACCATTGCACAATTGAACGGAGATAAATTCCTGAAGCGCCTATCGAATGCAGCTTTGGAAACACTTGCCATCATTGCTTACAAACAACCCATTACCAAGGGCGAAATTGAAGCTATCCGTGGAGTTAACAGTGATTACTCCATTCAGAAATTACTGGAAAAAGAATTGATATTGATCAGCGGCAGAAACGAACAACTACCCGGAAAGCCACTTGTGTACGCTACTTCCAAAACTTTCATGGATTATTTTGGTATTAACAGTGCAGCAGATCTTCCAAAGATTAAAGAAGTACTGGCAGACCAGATTGTGGAAGGGACCATTGTAAGACCTGAAGACTTTACTGATGCAAACGTAAATGCATCCCTTTCAGAAGAATACCCTTCTGATGAATCCATCATAGACGGAGATGTTTCTTCTTTAACCGTTAACGAAGACGGTACATTAATGGTTGCCAGCGAAGAAAATAATTCGGAGGATAATAAATCAGCCGAAACCGACTCAGAAGAAAACAATTCAGAAGAAAATACTACTGACGAAAATCCTGCTGAATAA